ACCGCGGTCTTCGCCGCCCTCACCGTGATCACCGGCATCTACGGGATGAACTTCGAGCGCGCCCTCCCGGCCTGGGAGGCCCCGGGCGGCTTCCTGGGCGTGCTGGCGGTCATGGGGGCGGTCACCGCCGTCATGCTCGCCCTCTTCCGCTGGCGGGGGTGGGTGTAGGTGGCGCGGCCGTATCCCACCTTCGGGTTCGTCACCCCGGACACCGTGGGGCTCCTCACCGACCTCTACGAGCTCACCATGGCGGACAGCTACTTCCGTCAGGGGATGAACGAGCCCGCCACCTTCGCCGTCTTCGTGCGCGAGCTGCCGCCCGACCGCTCCTTCCTCGTCAGCGCGGGGCTGGAGACCGTCCTGGCCTACCTGGAGCAGGTGCGCTTCCCGCCCGAGGCCATTGCCTACCTGCGCTCGCTGGGCCGCTTCAGCGACGGGTTCCTCGACTACCTGCGCGACTTCCGCTTCGGCGGCGACGTGCGGGCCATCCCCGAGGGGGAGGTCTTCTTCCCGCTGGAGCCGCTCGTCGAGGTGACCGCGCCGCGCATCGAGACGCAGCTCATCGAGACGATGCTCCTCAACACCCTGAACTTCCAGGTGATGATCGCCACCAAGGCGGCGCGGGTCGTCCTGGCCGCCCAGGGCCGCCCGGTCATCGACTTCTCGCCGCGGCGCGACCACGGGGCGGACGCGGCGGTGAAGGTGGCCCGGGCGTCCTACATCGGGGGGTGTGCGGGCAGCTCCTGCGTCCTGGCCGGCCACCTCTTCGGGCTCCCGGTCTTCGGCACCATGGCGCACTCCTACGTCATGTCCTTCGAGGACGAGCTGACGGCCTTCCGCGCCTTCGCGCTGGACTACCCCGACAACTCGGTGCTGCTCATCGACACCTACGACACCGTGCGCGGGGCGGAGCACGCCATCACCGTGGCCCGGGAAATGGCCGCGCGCGGGCAGCGCCTGCGGGGCGTGCGCATCGACAGCGGGGACCTGGTGGCGGCCAGCCGCAAGGTGCGGGCGCTGCTGCAGCAGGCCGGCTTCGGCGACGTGCAGATCGTGCTGAGCGGCGGGCTCAACGAGTTCAAGATCGCCGACCTGCTGCGCGAGGGCGCCGAGGTGGACGCCTTCGGGGTGGGTACGGAGCTCGGCACCTCCGCCGACGCCCCCTTCGTGGAAGGGGTCTACAAGCTCGTCGAGGACGTGCACGGTTACCGCATCAAGCTCAGCGCCGGCAAGGCCACGCTGCCCGGCCGCAAGCAGGTGTGGCGCACGGTCGACGCCGAGGGGGTGCTGGTGCGGGACGTCATCGCCCTGGCCGACGAGCCGGGCCCGCCCGGGGCCCGGCCCTTGCTGGAGGAGGTCATGCGCGGCGGGCGGGCGCTCCGGCCCGAGCCGCTCGACGCCATGCGCCGGCGCTGCCAGGAGGCGGTCGCCCACCTCCCCCCGGCCCTGCGCGCGCTGCGGGACAGCTCGCCGCCGCCGGTGGGCCTCAGCCCGGCGCTGGAGGCGCTGCGTGACCGCATGTACCGGGAGGGCGAGGCGTGAGGCCCGTCCCGGGGGCGTGGGGCGTTGGGACCAGGAGGGCCATCGTGGCCTGCATCCCGGCCGTCCTGCTGGTGGCGGTCCTCGCCCCGGCCGGCTCCCGTCCGCCCGCCGCGCGGCGCGCCGCCGCCCAGCCCCCCATCACGGTGGTTCTCGACGGGGAGCCGCTCACCCTGGACGTCCCGCCCATCCAGGTGGCGGGACGCGTGCTCGTCCCGCTGCGGGGGATCTTCGAGCGGCTCGGGGCGTCGGTCAGCTTCGACCCGCTCGCCCAGACCGTCACGGCCCGGCGGGGGGCGGTCGTCATCGTGCTGAGGCTGGGGAGCCGGGAGGCCCGGGTGGGGGACCGCATCGTCACGCTCGACGTGCCGGCGTTCGCCCTCCAGGGCCGGACCATGGTGCCGCTGCGCTTCCTCAGCGAGGCGCTGGGCGCGCGGGTGGACTGGGAGGAAGGCACCCGCACGGTGCGCATCTACACCATCCCCCTCCCGCCCTCGCCCGGCGCATCCCCGCGGCCCGGGCCGGGGACGGCGCGGACGGTCCAGGGGACGCTCCTGCGGGTCGAGCTCTCCCAGAACCGCCTCCAGGTGCTGGAGGGCACGGTGGTCCACCTCGTGGTGGTCACCGCCGAGACGGCCATCTTCCGGCGGGAGACGACGAGCGGGGTGGGCGGGTCGGCCAACCTGCGCGAGCTGCGCCCGGGAGACCAGATCGTGGCGGAGGTGCGGGGCAGCGGCGAGGCGGTGACGGTGCGGGCCTTCTACCGCCAGGTGCGCGGGGTGGTGGAGACCATCGCCCTGCGCACCATCACCCTGCAGGGGCTGGGGGCCTTCACCCTGCACCTGGAGGTGGCCGTCTCCGGGCGGGCGCGCTCGCGGGACGAGGTGCGGCCGGGGATGACGGTGGTGCTGCGCCTCAACCCCCAGACCCATATCGTCTGGGAGATCACGGTGGAGTAGCGCGCGCGGCCCCCAGCAGCCGGTCGAAGGCGCGGCGGTTGGCGGCCACCGTCTCCAGCTCGCGGCCGGCGGCGTACCCCTCGATGGCCACGAGTCCCCGGTAGAAGGCGGCCAGGCGCGCCAGCGGCGGCGCCAGAGGGTAGATCCCCTCGTCCAGCGGCACGTGCACCAGGCGCTCCGTGGAACCGCTCAGGTGCACGTGCACGACCAGCGGTTCCAACCCGTCCAGGTCGAGCGGCTGCCTGTTGGAGAGCAGGTGGGCGATGTCGAGCGTCAGCCCCAGGGCGGGGGAGGCGGCCTCGGCCACCAGGCGCGCCACCTGGCGCGGGCTGGTGACGAACTCCCCCGGGCGCGCCTCCATGTTCTCCACGCCCACGCGCAGGCCGAGCCGCGCCGCCGCCGCCCCCAGCGCGGCGAAGCCCTCGACGAGCGCGGGCCAGTAGGCCTCGGGCGCGTCGCGCGACGAGGAGAGGCTGCCGGGGTGGAGGGTCACCACCACCGCCCCGAGCCGCGCCGCGTCCTCAAGGGCACGGGCGTACTGCCGCCGCGACTCCTCCCGGATGCCCGGGTTCTGCGAGGTGACGTTCAGGTCGCGGCTGGGGCCGTGCACGGTCACGACCAGCCCCCGGCGGGCGGCCTCTTGCCCGAGCGCGACCGGATCGGCCTCCTGCGCCCAGAGGTGCTCCGCCCAGAGCTCCACCCCGGCGTACTCCCACCGGTGGGCGGCCTCGAGCGCGTCCCGGATCGGATGGGTGCGCAGCGAGGTGGTGGAGAGGACCGGCCTCATGGGGTGCCCGGCCGAGCGACGCGCGGGTCGGGACGATGGTCGGGGTCGTCCTCCGTGGCGGGGAAGAGGAGAACCCGGGTCAGGCGGAGCCGGAGGTGGGTCCCCTCCTCGACGGTCACCCCCGGCGGGGTCTGGACACGCAGCACGTGCCCGTCTGCGCGGACCTTGTAGTCCACGACGTTGCCCATGAAGTTGCGCACCTCCACCGTGCAGGGGATCTCGCCGTCGGGGCCCAGGGCCACGTCCTCGGGCCGCACCGCCACCAGGACGGGATCGCCGGCAGGCGGCCCGCCTGCGCTGCCGGCCGGCGCCGCGGGGCCCTCGGCGGGGAGGCGCAGCCGCCGCCCCAGGACCTCGACCGCCACCCCGGCGGCGTCGCGGCCCAGCAGCCGCCCCGGCAGGAAGTTCATCAGCCCGATGAAGTCCGCCACGAAGCGGTCCGCCGGCCGCCGGTAGATCTCCAGCGGCGGGCCCACCTGCACGATGCGCCCCTCCCGCATCACCGCCACCCGGTCGGAGAGGGCCATCGCCTCGGCCTGGTCGTGGGTGACGTACAGGATGGGGACGCGCAGGCGGCGCTGCAGCTCCTTCAGCTCGAAGCGCATCTGCTCGCGCAGCTTGGCGTCGAGGTTGCTGAGCGGTTCGTCCAGGAGCAGCAGCTCCGGCTGGCGCACCAGCGCCCGGGCCAGGGCCACCCGCTGCTGCTGGCCGCCGGAGAGCTGGGCCGGGTAGCGGCGCTCCAGGCCGCTCAGCGCCACCACCTCCAGCACCGCCCCCACCCGGCGCGCCACCTCGCGCCGGTCGAGCCGCTGCAGGCGCAGCGGGTAGGCGACGTTGTCGAAGACGGTCATGTGCGGCCAGACCGCGTAGTTCTGGAAGACCATGCCGATGGCCCGCCGCTCCGGCGGGACGAAGAGGCCCGAGGCGGGGGCGGAGACCACCCGCCCGCCCAGCCGGATCTCGCCGCGCGTCGGCACCTCCAGGCCGGCCACGCAGCGCAGCGTGGTCGTCTTGCCGCACCCGCTCGGCCCCAGCAGGGTGAAGAACTCCTGCGACCCCACGCGGAAGGTGACGTCCTGGACGGCCACTACGCCGTCGAAGGTCTTCCACAGCCCCCGCACCTCCAGGCGGTCCTCGACGGCGGTCACCGTGCCCTCCCCGGCCTCAGAAGCCCAGCCGGCCGCGCGTGGCCCAGCGTAGCAGGAGGTTGCCCGTCAGGATGAACGCCAGCACCACCACCGAGAGCGCGGCGGCGATCTGCGTGTAGCCGGAGTCCTGCATGTTGAAGATCGTCACCCCGATGGTCTCGGTGCGCAGGCTGAAGAGCAGGATGGACATCGTCAGCTCCCGGCTGGCCGGCATCGCCACCAGGATCCACCCCGCCGCCATCCCGGGGCGGACGAGCGGCAGCACGATGTCCCGGAAGGTGCGCAGCGGCCCCGCCCCGGCGACGCGCCCGGCTTCCTCCAGCGAGGCGTGGATCTGCTGCAGCGTGGCGGCGGTGGTGCGGATGGTGAAGGGGAGGTAGGCGAGGACGTAGGCCAGGAGGATGATGGCCAGCGTGCCGTAGAGCCAGCGCCCCCACGCCAGCAGGACGGCGATGGCGATGACGGTGTGGGGGATGGCGGAGGGGAGCGTGCCGACGGCGTCGAGCCAGCCGCTGCCGCGCAGGCGGGCCTTCACGTGGACGTAGGCGATGACCGTGCCGAGCGCCATGGCCACGGTGGCGGCGGCAACGGCCAGGACGAGGCTGTTGGCCAGCGCGCGGCGGGCCTGCTCCAGGCCCAGGACGTAGGCGTAGTGGCGGGTGGTCAGGCTGGCGGCCGCCAGCGGCGCGCCGAAGTAGCGCAGGAAGGAGGTGAGCACGAGCGCGGCGATGGGCAGGACGGCGATGGTCACGGCGAAGGCCGCGGCCAGGGCGAACGCCGGCCAGCGCAGCGGGCCCAGGCGCAGGGACTGGGGGTGGATGGCCTTGCCGGCGATGACGGCGAAGCGCCCCTCCCCGCGCTGCACCCACCGCTGGGCCAGCAGCGCGGCCAGCGAGACGGCCACCAGCAGCATGGACATCGCCGTGGCCAGGCCGAAGTCCGGCAGGGTGAGGGCGCTGTAGATGCTCGTGGTCAGCACGAAGAAGCGCGCTCGCAGCCCCAGCAGCGCCGGGATGCCGAAGTTGGCCACGCTGCCCATGAAGACCAGCACCCCGCCGGCCAGGATGGCCGGCCACACCAGCGGCACGGTGACGTGGCGCATGACCTGGAGCGTGCCGGCCCCGGAGGTGCGCGCCGCCTCCTCCAGGCTCACGTCCATCCGCTCCAGCGCCCCGGCCACGGTGAGGAAGACGTAGGGGAAGAAGTGGATGGCCAGGACGGCGACGATGCCCCCGGGGGAGTAGACGGTCCACGGCGCCCGCTCCAGGCCCAGCAGGTCGAGGAGCGGGCGCATGAGGTACCCTTGCGGGCCCAGCAGCTGCGTCCAGGCGATGGCGCCGAAGAAGGGCGGGATGGCGTAGGGCAGGACGACGAGCGGCCGCAGCCAGCGGCGGCCGGGCAGGTCGGTGCGCACCAGCAGGAAGGCCAGCACGGTGCCGGCGGCCATGGCCAGTGCGCTCGCGGCCGCGCTCACCCAGACGGTGTTCCACAGCGCGCGCACGTTGGCGGGGGCCACCGCCCGGCCGTAGGCCGCCAGCGTCCAGGCGCCCTCGGCGCGCAGGCTGCGCACCAGCACCTGGGCCAGCGGGTAGACCACCAGCCCGGCCAGCGCCAGCGCCGCCAGCCCCACCAGTAAGAGGCGCGGGTCGGCCGGGCGGGCGCGGGGGAGAGGGACGCGGAGCGCCCCGCTGCCGGTGGCCACGGCCTACTTCAGCATGATCTCCTCGAAGCGCTGGCGGATCTCGGCGGCGTTCTGGGCCGCCCACTCGAAGGGCACCGGCAGCGTCCGGATCTCCGAGGGCCGCGGCAGGCCGCGCGGCGGGGCCACGTCGGGCCGCACCGGGATGATGCCGCGCTCCGCCAGGGCCTGCTGCCCCTCCCGGGAGAGGACGTAGTCGACGAACAGCCGCGCTCCCTCGACGTTGCGGGCGCTGCGCGTGATGGCCACGGGGCTCGGGATGCTCACCGCCCCCTCCTCCGGCCAGATGATGGCCAGCGGCGCCCCGTCGCGGATCATCCCGTAGGCGATGAAGTCCAGCGTCATCCCCACGCCGAACTCCCGCGCCGCCAGCGCCGCCGCCACCTCGGAGTTGCCGCGCAGCACCTGGATGCCCTCGCGGCGTGCCCGCTCGAACCAGGCCCACCCGTACTCCCGCACGAAGGTGGCTACCACGACGAAGACCGAGCCGGAGAAGAAGGGGTTGGGCATGGCCGCGGTGCGGCCGAAGCGCGGGAAGTCGGCCCAGCGCCGCGGCGCGACCCGCTCGGGGATCAGCGTGGTGTTCACGGCGATGATCATGTTGATCAGCCGTCCCGCGGTGAAGAAGCCGCCGGGGTCCCTCCAGGCGGCGGGGATCTGGCGCGCCTCCGGGGAGCGGTAGGCCTGCAGCGCGCCCCGGTCGCGCAACGTGAGGAAGACCGGCGCGTCGGCCAGCCAGAGGAGGTCGGCGCGGATGCCGCCGGTCTCCAGCTCGGCGAAGATGCGCCGCTCCAGCTCCGTGCTCCCCGAGCGCAGCACCTCCAGCCGCAGCTGCGGGTAGCGGGCCATGAAGGCCCGGGCGAAGCTCGTGGCGATCTCCTGCGGCAGGGAGGTGTAGAGGACCACCGTCCCGCCCGGCGCGGGCGCGGCCTGCGCCCCGCCGGCCGGCCACACGGCGGCGCCAGCCAGCGCCGCCACCAGGACCAGCCCCACCAGGTGCCGGATCGTCATCACCACGCCTCCTCTCCGAAGCGCTCCAGCAGGCGCGCCACGAGCCCGATGGTCTCCGCCCAGTCGCTCAACCGGATGTTCTCGTTGGGGGAGTGGCCGCGCGCGTCCCAATACGACGTGCCCAGGCTGACGATGGGGATCCCCAGCGTCGTCCCGAGCGGGTACATCGGCCCGGTGCCGGCCGAGGTGGGCTGCAGCAGGACCTGCCGCCCGGTGGCCTCCCCGGCCACCCGCGCCGCCATCTGGATGAAGGGGTGGTCGATGGGGGAGCGGTAGGCGCGCTCCCCCCCGAGCAGCTGCACCTGCATCTCGGAGAACCCCTGGGCGGCGAAGTGCTCCTGCACCAGGCGGGCGATCTCCTCGGGGTCCTGGTCGGGGACCATGCGGAAGTCCACCTTGGCGCAGGCGCGCCGCGGCAGGACGGTCTTGCTGCCGGGGCCCCGGTAGCCGCTCTCCAGCCCGCAGACGGTGCAGGTGGGCATGAAGTAGAGGTCGTACTGGGCGTCCGCCCCGGTCTTGCCGGCGATGAACCGCTCCACCCCGTAGAGCCGCTTCAGGTCCTCCTCCTCGAAGGGCAGGCGGCGCACCGCCTCCAGCTCCTGCGGTGAGGGCGGCCGCACGCGGTCGTAGAAGCCCGGCACGCGGACGCGCCCCGTCTGCGGGTCCTTCAGGGAGGCCAGGGCCCAGACCATCTTCATGGCCGCCCCCTCGACGATGGCCCCCAGCGAGGAGTGGAGGTCGCGGGAGGTGGCCTCGATGGCCAGGTCCAGGTAGCAGATGCCCTTGACCCCGGCCGAGAGGTGGAGCCGCTCCTTCATGTCGCGGGCGCCGAACTCCCAGATGCACGCGTCGGCGGCCAGGCGGTCACGGTGCTCGCGGACGTAGCGCTCGAAGTGGACGCTGCCGATCTCCTCCTCCCCCTCGACCAGGAAGCGCACCCGGCAGGGGAGGTCGCCGCGCACCGCCTGCAGCGCCCGCACCGCGGCCAGCCGGGACACCAGGTCGCCCTTGTTGTCGGCGGCGCCGCGGGCGTAGAGCTTCCCGTCGCGCACCGTCGGCTCGAAGGGCGGGGTGACCCACTCCTCCAGCGGGTCGGGCGGCTGGACGTCGTAGTGGTCGTAGAAGAGCAGCGTCCGCCCGGGCCCGGGGAAGTCGGCCACGACCAGCGGAGCCGCATCCGCTGCCCGCAGCACCTCCACCTGCGCCCCCGCCCCCTCGAAGAGCTCGGCCACCAGCGCGGCGCAGGCCTCCACGCCCTCCCCGGTCGCGGCCACGCTGGGCTGGCGCAGGAGGCGCTTCAGGTCCTCCAGGTAGGTCTCCAGGTGCTGCCGGATGTGGGCCTGCAGGGGGTCCACCGCTCACCTCCCGTCACTCGCCGTGCACCGGGTTCCGCTTGAATTGGGTTCCGCCCGCGCTACAGTTATCCCTGGTGATGCCTCCTTCCCTCCCCGCCACGGGGCCCTCGCCCGGGGTCGAGGTGGCGGTACGCCCCATCACCGACCTGGCCACCCTCCGCCAGGTGGAGGCGCTGCAGCAGGCGGTCTGGGGGATGGCGCCGCTCGACGTCGTTCCCGCCCACCAGCTCCTGGCGGCGACGGCCGCCGGCGGCGTCGTGCTGGGCGCCTTCGCCCCCGACGGGACGCTCGTGGGGTTCTGCTACGGGTTCGTGGGGATGCGGGATGGCCACCCCTTCTTCTACTCGCACATGGCCGGGGTGGTGGACGCGTACCGCGGGCACGCGGTGGGGCTGGCGCTGAAGCGGGCGCAGCGCGAGGCCGCGCTGGCCTGCGGGCTGGACCGCATGGTCTGGACCTTCGACCCGCTGCAGAGCGCCAACGCCCACTTCAACTTCCGCAAGCTCGGCGTCACCGCGCGGCGCTACTACGTGGACTACTACGGTGAGATGTCGGACGCCCTCAACCGCGGGCTCCCCAGCGACCGGCTCGAGGTGGACTGGGAGCTGCGTTCCCCGGAGGTGGTGGCCCGCCTGGAGGGCGAGGGCGAGCAGGCGGACGCCCGCCGCGCCGAAGGACGCTGGGATGCCGCCGCGCAGGAGGCGCCGGCCGCCCTGGAAGCCACCGCGGGCGGACCGGGGCCGCGGCCGGGCGATCCGTTCACCGACCTGGACGCCCCGGCGGTGCGCCTGGCCATCCCCGCCGACCTGGGCCGCCTGCGCCGGGAGGACCCCGGCCTCGCCCTGGCCTGGCGCGAGGCCACCCGCACCGCCTTCCTCGCCTACTTCGCCCGGGGGTACGCCGCCGTGGACTTCCTGCGCGGACCGACCGTCGGCCACTACCTCCTGCGGACGGTCCGGTAGCCGCCGATGCGTGTCGAGGCGGTGGAGCTGCGGGAGGTCCGCCTGCCGCTGCGCCTCCCCTTCGAGACCTCCTTCGGCCGCTCCGAGACCAAGGTCTGCGTGCTCGTGCGCGTGTGGGCGGACGGCGCCGAGGGGTGGGGAGAGGCGCCGGTGGACGCCGCCCCGCTCTACAACGAGGAGACGGTGGCCACCGCCTGGCACGTGCTGGAGGCCTTCATCATCCCGGAGGTCCTCGGGCGCCCGCTGGAGCACCCGCGGGACTTCCCGCCGCGCGTGGCCCGGCTGCGCCGGCACCACATGGCCAAGGCCGGGCTGGAGGCGGCGCTGTGGGACGCCTACGGACGCCTCGGCGGGCGGTCGCTGCGCGCGCTGCTCGGCGGCGTCCGCCAGCAGGTCGACGTGGGGGTGAGTCTCGGCATCGAGCCCGACGTGGAGGTGCTGCTCGACCGCATCGGCCACTTCCTCGACCAGGGCTACCAGCGCATCAAGGTGAAGATCAAGCCCGGGTGGGACGTGGCGGTGGTGCAGCGCATCCGCGAGGTCTACGGCGACGTCACCCTCCAGGTGGACGCCAACGCCGCCTACACGCTCGACGACGCGGCGGTCTTCCGCACCCTCGACCGCTTCAACCTCCTCCTGATCGAGCAGCCCCTGGAGGAGGACGACCTGGTGGACCACGCCGCCCTGCAGCGGGAGGTGCGCACGCCGATCTGCCTGGACGAGTCGATCACCTCGCCGTCCGTGGCGCGCAAGGCGCTGCAGATCGGCGCCTGCCGCATCGTGAACATCAAGCAGGCCCGGGTCGGGGGGCTCGGGGCGGCCACCGCCATCCACGACCTCTGCCGCGCTCAGGGCGTGCCGGTGTGGTGCGGGGGCCTGCTGGAGACCGGCGTGGGCCGGGCAGCCAACCTGGCGCTGGCCAGCCTGCCGGGCTTCACGCTGCCGGCCGACCTCTCCGCCAGCGACCGGTACTTCGACGAGGACATCATCGACCCGCCGGTGCGCCTGGGCCCGGGCGGCACCATCGCCGTGCCCGACGGGCCCGGGCTGGGCGTGACGGTGCGCATGGACCGCGTGGAGGCGGTGACGACGCGCCAGGCGGTGTACCGGTGAGGCGGCCCGCCCGGGGAGGCGAGAGGGCAGGGCCGCCCGCGCGGGAAGGCGATATGGCGGGGCCGCACCCGCGAGTCGGCGACGCCGCGGCGGCCCAGGCCCGGGCGGGCGACGTGGCCAGGGCGACGGGCGCGGGTGCGCTCGTCACCGTCGAGGCGCACCCGTACAACGCCGAGACCCCGATGCGGGCCCTGGGTGCGCTGCCGACCCCCCCGGAGCTCGTCTACGTCCGCACTCACTTCGACCTCCCCGAGCACCTCGCCGACCCGGACTTCCGGGCAGCCTGGAGGCTCCGGATCGACGGGGCGGTCGAGCGCCCCCTCGACCTGGGCCTGGCGGACCTGCAGGCTCTGGAGCCGCGCCGCGTCACCCTGACGATGGAGTGCGCCGGGAACGGCCGCGCGCTGATGACCCCGCCCCCACCGGGCACGCCGTGGCGGCTGGGGGCGGTGAGCACGGTCACCTTCACCGGGACGCCCCTGGCCGGTCTCCTGGCCCGTGCCGGGGTCCGGCCGGGCGCCGTCGAGGTGCTGGGCGAGGGTGCCGACCGCGGCGAGGTGGCCCGCGGCCGCGTGGAGCCGTTCCGGCGCAGCCTGCCGCTGGCCGCCGCCACCCACCCGGACACCCTGCTGGCCTGGGCGATGGACGACCGCCCGCTCCCGCCGCTGCACGGGGCGCCCCTGCGCCTGGTGGTCCCGCGCTGGTACGGGATGGCGTCGGTGAAGTGGCTCGTCCGCCTCACCGTGCTGGAGGAACCGTTTGCGGGGTTCTTCCAGCGCGAGCGCTACATCTACGAGGACGAGGAGGGCACGCCCCAGGGGACGCCGGTGACGACGATCCGGGTGCGCGCGGTGATCGCCGATCCCCCGAACGGCGCCCGCCTCCCCGCCGGACCCCTGACCATCCGCGGCACCGCCTGGTCGGGGGACGGTCCCATCGCCACCGTGCGCGTGAGCACGGACGGTGGGGCCCGCTGGCAGGAGGCCGCTCTGGGGGAGAGCCTCTCCCCCTACGCCGCCCACCCCTGGCACCTCACCTGGGCCCCGCCGGGACCGGGCCGCTACACGATCGTCGCCCGGGCCATCGACACCCTCGGCAACGCCCAGCCGCTGGCGCCGCGCTGGAACCGCCACGGCTACGGCAACAACGTGGCCCACACCGTGAGGGTGGAGGTCATGGAGTCGTCATGAGGGTGGGCGGCCATGAGACGCCGGTTGGGGCCGACATCGTCGTGGTCGGCGGAGGGCTG
This DNA window, taken from Armatimonadota bacterium, encodes the following:
- a CDS encoding GNAT family N-acetyltransferase is translated as MAVRPITDLATLRQVEALQQAVWGMAPLDVVPAHQLLAATAAGGVVLGAFAPDGTLVGFCYGFVGMRDGHPFFYSHMAGVVDAYRGHAVGLALKRAQREAALACGLDRMVWTFDPLQSANAHFNFRKLGVTARRYYVDYYGEMSDALNRGLPSDRLEVDWELRSPEVVARLEGEGEQADARRAEGRWDAAAQEAPAALEATAGGPGPRPGDPFTDLDAPAVRLAIPADLGRLRREDPGLALAWREATRTAFLAYFARGYAAVDFLRGPTVGHYLLRTVR
- the menC gene encoding o-succinylbenzoate synthase is translated as MRVEAVELREVRLPLRLPFETSFGRSETKVCVLVRVWADGAEGWGEAPVDAAPLYNEETVATAWHVLEAFIIPEVLGRPLEHPRDFPPRVARLRRHHMAKAGLEAALWDAYGRLGGRSLRALLGGVRQQVDVGVSLGIEPDVEVLLDRIGHFLDQGYQRIKVKIKPGWDVAVVQRIREVYGDVTLQVDANAAYTLDDAAVFRTLDRFNLLLIEQPLEEDDLVDHAALQREVRTPICLDESITSPSVARKALQIGACRIVNIKQARVGGLGAATAIHDLCRAQGVPVWCGGLLETGVGRAANLALASLPGFTLPADLSASDRYFDEDIIDPPVRLGPGGTIAVPDGPGLGVTVRMDRVEAVTTRQAVYR
- a CDS encoding iron ABC transporter permease, with product MATGSGALRVPLPRARPADPRLLLVGLAALALAGLVVYPLAQVLVRSLRAEGAWTLAAYGRAVAPANVRALWNTVWVSAAASALAMAAGTVLAFLLVRTDLPGRRWLRPLVVLPYAIPPFFGAIAWTQLLGPQGYLMRPLLDLLGLERAPWTVYSPGGIVAVLAIHFFPYVFLTVAGALERMDVSLEEAARTSGAGTLQVMRHVTVPLVWPAILAGGVLVFMGSVANFGIPALLGLRARFFVLTTSIYSALTLPDFGLATAMSMLLVAVSLAALLAQRWVQRGEGRFAVIAGKAIHPQSLRLGPLRWPAFALAAAFAVTIAVLPIAALVLTSFLRYFGAPLAAASLTTRHYAYVLGLEQARRALANSLVLAVAAATVAMALGTVIAYVHVKARLRGSGWLDAVGTLPSAIPHTVIAIAVLLAWGRWLYGTLAIILLAYVLAYLPFTIRTTAATLQQIHASLEEAGRVAGAGPLRTFRDIVLPLVRPGMAAGWILVAMPASRELTMSILLFSLRTETIGVTIFNMQDSGYTQIAAALSVVVLAFILTGNLLLRWATRGRLGF
- a CDS encoding M20/M25/M40 family metallo-hydrolase, coding for MDPLQAHIRQHLETYLEDLKRLLRQPSVAATGEGVEACAALVAELFEGAGAQVEVLRAADAAPLVVADFPGPGRTLLFYDHYDVQPPDPLEEWVTPPFEPTVRDGKLYARGAADNKGDLVSRLAAVRALQAVRGDLPCRVRFLVEGEEEIGSVHFERYVREHRDRLAADACIWEFGARDMKERLHLSAGVKGICYLDLAIEATSRDLHSSLGAIVEGAAMKMVWALASLKDPQTGRVRVPGFYDRVRPPSPQELEAVRRLPFEEEDLKRLYGVERFIAGKTGADAQYDLYFMPTCTVCGLESGYRGPGSKTVLPRRACAKVDFRMVPDQDPEEIARLVQEHFAAQGFSEMQVQLLGGERAYRSPIDHPFIQMAARVAGEATGRQVLLQPTSAGTGPMYPLGTTLGIPIVSLGTSYWDARGHSPNENIRLSDWAETIGLVARLLERFGEEAW
- a CDS encoding copper amine oxidase N-terminal domain-containing protein, which encodes MACIPAVLLVAVLAPAGSRPPAARRAAAQPPITVVLDGEPLTLDVPPIQVAGRVLVPLRGIFERLGASVSFDPLAQTVTARRGAVVIVLRLGSREARVGDRIVTLDVPAFALQGRTMVPLRFLSEALGARVDWEEGTRTVRIYTIPLPPSPGASPRPGPGTARTVQGTLLRVELSQNRLQVLEGTVVHLVVVTAETAIFRRETTSGVGGSANLRELRPGDQIVAEVRGSGEAVTVRAFYRQVRGVVETIALRTITLQGLGAFTLHLEVAVSGRARSRDEVRPGMTVVLRLNPQTHIVWEITVE
- a CDS encoding ABC transporter ATP-binding protein, giving the protein MTAVEDRLEVRGLWKTFDGVVAVQDVTFRVGSQEFFTLLGPSGCGKTTTLRCVAGLEVPTRGEIRLGGRVVSAPASGLFVPPERRAIGMVFQNYAVWPHMTVFDNVAYPLRLQRLDRREVARRVGAVLEVVALSGLERRYPAQLSGGQQQRVALARALVRQPELLLLDEPLSNLDAKLREQMRFELKELQRRLRVPILYVTHDQAEAMALSDRVAVMREGRIVQVGPPLEIYRRPADRFVADFIGLMNFLPGRLLGRDAAGVAVEVLGRRLRLPAEGPAAPAGSAGGPPAGDPVLVAVRPEDVALGPDGEIPCTVEVRNFMGNVVDYKVRADGHVLRVQTPPGVTVEEGTHLRLRLTRVLLFPATEDDPDHRPDPRVARPGTP
- a CDS encoding sugar phosphate isomerase/epimerase family protein, whose protein sequence is MRPVLSTTSLRTHPIRDALEAAHRWEYAGVELWAEHLWAQEADPVALGQEAARRGLVVTVHGPSRDLNVTSQNPGIREESRRQYARALEDAARLGAVVVTLHPGSLSSSRDAPEAYWPALVEGFAALGAAAARLGLRVGVENMEARPGEFVTSPRQVARLVAEAASPALGLTLDIAHLLSNRQPLDLDGLEPLVVHVHLSGSTERLVHVPLDEGIYPLAPPLARLAAFYRGLVAIEGYAAGRELETVAANRRAFDRLLGAARATPP
- a CDS encoding nicotinate phosphoribosyltransferase, translating into MARPYPTFGFVTPDTVGLLTDLYELTMADSYFRQGMNEPATFAVFVRELPPDRSFLVSAGLETVLAYLEQVRFPPEAIAYLRSLGRFSDGFLDYLRDFRFGGDVRAIPEGEVFFPLEPLVEVTAPRIETQLIETMLLNTLNFQVMIATKAARVVLAAQGRPVIDFSPRRDHGADAAVKVARASYIGGCAGSSCVLAGHLFGLPVFGTMAHSYVMSFEDELTAFRAFALDYPDNSVLLIDTYDTVRGAEHAITVAREMAARGQRLRGVRIDSGDLVAASRKVRALLQQAGFGDVQIVLSGGLNEFKIADLLREGAEVDAFGVGTELGTSADAPFVEGVYKLVEDVHGYRIKLSAGKATLPGRKQVWRTVDAEGVLVRDVIALADEPGPPGARPLLEEVMRGGRALRPEPLDAMRRRCQEAVAHLPPALRALRDSSPPPVGLSPALEALRDRMYREGEA
- a CDS encoding ABC transporter substrate-binding protein, giving the protein MTIRHLVGLVLVAALAGAAVWPAGGAQAAPAPGGTVVLYTSLPQEIATSFARAFMARYPQLRLEVLRSGSTELERRIFAELETGGIRADLLWLADAPVFLTLRDRGALQAYRSPEARQIPAAWRDPGGFFTAGRLINMIIAVNTTLIPERVAPRRWADFPRFGRTAAMPNPFFSGSVFVVVATFVREYGWAWFERARREGIQVLRGNSEVAAALAAREFGVGMTLDFIAYGMIRDGAPLAIIWPEEGAVSIPSPVAITRSARNVEGARLFVDYVLSREGQQALAERGIIPVRPDVAPPRGLPRPSEIRTLPVPFEWAAQNAAEIRQRFEEIMLK